The genomic region catgttttatattctagtttcttcaaaatagccaccctttgctctgattactgctttgcacactcttggcattctctccatgagcttcaagaggtagtcacctgaaatggttttccaacagtcttgaaggagttcccagaggtgtttagcacttgttggcccctttgccttcactctgcggtccagctcaccccaaaccatctcgattgggttcaggtccggtgactgtggaggccaggtcatctgccgcagcactccatcactctccttcttggtcaaatagcccttacacagcctggaggtgtgtttggggtcattgtcctgttgaaaaataaatgatcgtccaactaaacgcaaaccggatgggatggcatgtcgctgcaggatgctgtggtagccatgctggttcagtgtgccttcaattttgaataaatccccaacagtgtcaccagcaaaacacccccacaccatcacacctcctcctccatgcttcacagtgggaaccaggcatgtggaatccatccgttcaccttttctgcgtctcacaaagacacggcggttggaaccaaagatctcaaatttggactcatcagaccaaagcacagatttccactggtctaatgtccattccttgtgtttcttggcccaaacaaatctcttctgcttgttgcctctccttagcagtggtttcctagcagctatttgaccatgaaggcctgattggcgcagtctcctcttaacagttgttctagagatgggtctgctgctagaactctgtgtggcattcatctggtctctgatctgagctgctgttaacttgcgatttctgaggctggtgactcggatgaacttatcctcagaagcagaggtgactcttggtcttcctttcctgggtcggtcctcatgtgtgccagtttggttgtagcgcttgatggtttttgcgactccacttggggacacatttaaagtttttgcaattttccggactgactgaccttcatttcttaaagtaatgatggccactggtttttctttagttagctgattggttcttgccataatatgaattttaacagttgtccaatagggctgtcggctgtgtattaacctgacttctgcacaacacaactgatggtcccaaccccattgataaagcaagaaattccactaattaaccctgataaggcacacctgtgaagtggaaaccatttcaggtgactacctcttgaagctcatggagagaatgccaagagtgtgcaaagcagtaatcagagcaaagggtggctattttgaagaaactagaatataaaacatgttttcagttatttcacctttttttgttaagtacataactccacatgtgttcattcatagttttgatgccttcagtgagaatctacaatgtaaatagtcatgaaaataaagaaaacgcattgaatgagaaggtgtgtccaaacttttggcctgtactgtatatatatatatatatatatatatatatatgtatatatatatatggttaTTTATTGAATGGCAGGAAATTTTGGAATCCAttagccacagtggcaggtggacaaaaaagttgATTTCAACCCTGTGTATAAGTATAAAGATGATTGAATGAACcaatatacaaaataaatgtgagtGAACGCAGCTTTAATATGTCAGTAATGTAAGTAAGATCAAACCTCCCAGCTTTTAGTCTTTGATACTGAAGGAAATGTTTGGACCACAAGGAgttgttttatatgttttgtACATTAAAGTGGCtcagtttgtatttgtgtgtatgtttcgCAGCCACCTGTGAGATGTGTGGTATGGTGGGCGTCAGAGATGCTTTCTACAGTAAAACCAAACGTTTCTGCAGCGTGTCCTGCTCCAGAAGTTACTCCTCCAACTCAAAGAAGGCCAGCATTCTCGCCAGACTGCAGGTACAACACGCACCAACTGACTACCTTCATCGACTCActccattttgttttatgtttgtattaTAAGTCGTCAGCTGGTCGCATGCTTCCAACTTCTCTCCCCTTCATTCTGCATCTTTGAAAACAGTGCAGCCTGCTGTGCGCTCCGAGTGCTGCTGCTTTAATATGTGACATACATagaacatttttttccacaaattgaataaaacatacatttagtTGTGAGGAAGCACCAATACtagaaagaaatattttttgCTACCTTtagttatttaaatttaaacatcCATGTTTAATCTTATGATGTTGAATACTACTGTTCACGCACATGTAAAGCTGCAGTGATGATGCAGTTTCTGATCAGCTGCAGCCTGCAGCAAACTCAACCTTAGAAGCAGGAATAGGGGAACTGAGACTTCCTTAACTTTAGACCTGGAAGGCCTCATTAGTCCTGTATATATATGTTGCAGTATACAGTGATACAAAATAGTTTCATCTGCATAAAGATGGATATTGCAATATACATACATTGCTGTGTACAGACATACAAAagagtgtcatctgcataaaaataGATATTGCAATGTATAGtgtaattttatttctgtgtcatGCCACATGTGGCCCATCCCACTTGAGATTACAAGCActgctatttttttaaaacacacatctTTTGGTTACATGGTGTGCCAAAAAAATAAGAGCAAAATATGACCACATTATTTTGTGCTTCTGTTTCCTTTCAAATAACACATTTGATCATCTTTCAGGATTACTCCAAATAACAAAGAATTGATATTTGCTTTTTTAGTACTATGAAATAGTGTTATCtgctagggatgtcccgatccagctttttcacttccgatctgataccgatattacagccttgagttttggccgataccgatccgatccaagcgagtattatacatattcacttattttgttgtcagtcatgttagaaaaggtttgatcaagcgatattactctaacaagaaaaactacttaatcaggttagttagaatgatccacaacagttggtatgagaaactgacccgtttattgttaacagggttaaataaacaaactttaaacttgaacattaacattacataaaaaatatagctggtttgctttggctgctttggccccttaataaatagaaaataaatcaacacaagaaatctttaaaatgtccaacattgaaattaaaatagcagcaagactccacacacttgtgctttgcccccctaataaataaaaatagattaacaccacaagacattgttgacatttaacaaacaatgcagcctttccttttcagttattttagtagtgtcagtgccagcctggtgctgctgtttcctgggaccaacagaggggacaaaaaaccacacacaatattgtacaactgtttaaacaagcaatagtccatccatggctccaatttcactaattgtgcccaaaacaatgccatcagtgctctttacttaaacagtaagagtgtaaaccaaataaaaatatcactctcaaaaaaccagagcagaaaacaaatagtcagttaactaaattgactgctactcttcctaccctctgtgtgtgtctgccgtctggatgttggcctggtggattgatagtaagtgctggagcggatcactctaatggactgcttgaattgcGGAGTGCTGGGCTGGCCTGGATCGGACtccgtgaaaaactggatcggagttcttggatcggcatttttccatgcagtccaatccgatgcccgttttttgctaatatcggcagCCAATACCATCCCTATTATCTGCATAAAGACAGACGTTATAGGTATTAAAAGAATggaatattattaatataaatgtaaaaatattggcCCTAGTATGACACCTTGTGGAATACCTTTTAATATAGTTAAGAAATTAGATTGCCTACTTCTGTTCACTGTTTTCTGTCAATGTGtcttagccatttttgtgtcttaaaGGGGAAGCCTCCCACGAAGAAGGCCAAGGTTCTGCAGAAACAGCCTCTTATGACCAAACTAGCTGCCTACGCTCAGCACCAAGCCAACCAACAGAGTGGTGTCAAGAAGAGCGGTGAGTCCACATTATGTTTTAACTAACTAACCTTTGTGTTGGTCAGATTCTGGTGACAGATTTCATAAAAACAGTCTGGATTTGGACAAATTACCATAAGGAACTGAACTAGCCCTTTGTGGCTATAGAAGCAAGAGATAAGATGAACCGGTATTCATCTATAGAAGGGAATTcaattgttgcagcagcacaaaagACAGAAGTAAGTAAAGATGgagaaagtaaaaataaaaaataagaattgaGGTAAAAGTAAAAGAATTTTGTATTCTTTATTAATGTTTCTCGGCTatgcaccaaaacaccaaaacaaattccctgtatgtgaaaacctacaTAGCAATAAACCggattttgatgtattttataCCGCAACAGAGAAACATCCAGTGGACATGTGGGGTTCAGGTGATCCTGATTAAAAGTCTGCTGTCAGTGTATTTGCTGTatgtttgttagttttttttgtgtttgctgcAGTAACTGTGGAGGTGTTTGACTGGGGTCGTTACCTAGGAGATGGAGACGTGACGGGAGCACCGGTCAGCTGCTTCAAACATGTGGGTGtaacacacatactcacacatttATCTGTTCATGCTCCCACATACTGGTTTTTATGTAATGTTTGTTATTTTCACCACATTCGACAACCAATTCAATCAAACTTTACTTACATTCAAGATTTAACTAATGTAAAAGTAAATCcgtatttaaagccaaatgtTCCTTAAGTGTTAAAGTAAAACTACTTATTTGACAGAACACTTCAAAGGTGACACAGCATAGCTTAccggtagcctgcagctgcacttttacTGATAGTCGGTAGCTTGCCATCCTCTGGCAATGAGCCAAAAAGTATGTGGTTTGTAGTTCTACCCTCCAACAACTTCATCCTCCACTCCACAAATCTACCGGCAAACTGCCCAGCtcccaggctgtccatttctgGGTAACTGTGGTGTTCCTGGAGATTCGTTAAGATTGTCTGTTAGTGGCAGAGGCAttacttggttttgtttttgttggccaGATTATGTTTGTCTCAAACTCAGTCATTTTAAGCTACACCTATAAAGGTATGATTTTATATTTAGTACTttcttgtacttttttttttttttaaatccaatgACTGAGTATTCATGGGAATTAAAAGTTAACTTCTCTTTGAAAGGGTGAACTTGCATTATTATGCTATTTTTAttatatcagtggcataaaatggtcttaAGATGGCAATATTGttaatcacaattatttctgGGACAAAATATCATCCAACAAAGTCAGTTATTGTgactcatttgttgttgttatcaatttaattttatttgaataatgtatttttgtttaggTCCCAATGGGGAAGTCGTGGGGTGACATCAGTGAAGGCGTCCGGGTCGAAGTCCCAAACACTGACAGCGGTTTGCCCATGAAGGTTTACTGGATCGCTGGCATCATCAAACTGGCTGGTACATATGAATGTTTTATATagttattttctgtatttaattaatttttagatattttactacaaacatacaaacaggagcaaggtgtctacaggtccttaaaaagtcttaaattgtcttaaattcagatttgatgcttcttcttcttcttcttcttcttcttcttcttcttcttcttccgtcACATAACCGCAAAACtttctccagcctgacagacaCAACGACTGTTGGGTCTGTCACAATCATTGGACAGACCAAAGAATTGCAATAATTAATAGCATTTATGAAAGTGACGAGATTTTTTCCTTTTACATTAAACAGATTaaaccaggggtaggcaacctgtggctccggagccacatgtggctctttagcccctgtccagtggctccttgagcctttgagaaaagaagtctatggaaattcattctatgaatccaaatgttgctgaacctcgatagcagtggctggttagctatggatgccaaatccaaaaaagtaaattgaataaaatagagaatgtagtagtgcgtggacagatttgtttgttctcactgccagctctgcaaaatttaagtaccaGATAATTATTAATAGTGACCTGCACAGtgtccaccttgtggtaaaacatattaacaaatgtttatttagaccataagtatacgctaatttagacttaataggctatttaccttgattatagggctcaaacatgttttgcgactccacacagattttttcaaattatttttggtcaaaaatggctcttttaatggcaaaggttgcagacccctggATTAAACTCACCtaattgttgtcatttttccttactgttcattttgaactgacaACAGTGTGTTTACTTGGAAAGAGCACTTACACgtttgtctctctcacacacacacacacacacacacatatatatatatatatatatatatatatatatatgtgtgtgtgtgtgtgtgtatatatatatatatatatatatatatatatgtgtgtgtgtgtgtgtgtgtgtgtgtatatatatatatatatatatacacacacacacaggtatatataaaGGTGCATTTCTATATTAAGTGGTCTTGCCttcgttctttttttttttaattattcaggCTAATCTTTATGGATAAAGCCTCTTAATATTGTCCCAGTTATTTCtgtaattttgttgttttggcttgggggtttttgtgtgtgttttttgaaaataaaggttATCACAAATAAATGTTACTCTAGTGGTGTAGATTTTTAGAAACTGGCTCACCTAAGAGACCTTTAATTCCAATTTCTCTTGAGCTTTAACAAATCGATTCAGGTGGACCAGTAATGgcgatgatgatggtgatgatgtctCTGTGCAGGTTTTAAGGCCCTGATGAGGTACGAGGGTTTCGACGGCGACTCCACCAGGGATTTCTGGTTGAACTTGTGTGTGCCTGACATTCACCCAGTCGGCTGGTGTGCTGCTGGAGGAAAACCTCTGGTCCCCCCTaagagtaagagagagagacacgCGGTGCGGGGGTTAACTTCTAACTTCCTGTCAGTTAGTGTAGATATAATATATATGTACTCTGCAACATTTAATTGTAAAAAGAGAACAAATTTTTAGGAAACAACAGCAGTGATGCACACTGACTCAAAGTGTTTTGACAAATACATTTTCGATAGTTGCTTTACAAGAAAAGTGTCTGTGTAAATTACCAATGCaaagcttttaatgtgaaacagtgCTTTTAGAGTTTAAAATTTAGTTTAGAATTTACATTGTTTTGGctgttgtttaaaatatgttcataaGAAAAATTCAATACATGTCTAACGTTATGCACTTCCTTGTATTACTAAGTTAAAAGCTAGTGCTGTGCTGCGTGTTAATAGTATCACTTGATACATATAGACCAGTCTGGCATCACATAAAGGCTGGGCCCCCTATGGAGAAACAAATATGCAAGAGGGAAACAGGGAAATGCAGAAAAACTGTTGATTCACGCTGAGATTTGTGGTACATAAGATTCGTGaatattcactgtcagtgtggtaAATGGCCAAGTGATGCTGGTGACAGTTACAGCTGATGGATAGCTAACATTGGCTTGAGGTGGAAGGCTGCTGCAGTAAAGTCATACAGTACTGCAGCATCAGACTATCCTCCCCAACTAAATCTCAGCCTATGCATCAAACAGTTTTCTATTGACAGGCTTTTTACTTACAGACACCACTTAGCCTTGTGATAACTGGTGATTCAATCAAATAACAATATCCATCACTGTGTTGGGGAAAGACTGAAGGTGCATGATGACAGTGATCAACCTCAATTTATTATGGTATCATAAACAAGCACTCTGTTTCAGGCAGTGTCACAAACGATAATTAGACATGGCCATTAAACTAACATTGGTTTTAAGAAGAAACAGTGCATACAAACTTGTCAAAATTTGaatccaaacacacatcaaattgcattttcttttccccCAAATGGGGCGTGGCCTTGATGCTTTGTTACATGCCCGTATGTGCGAGTCAGTTCTGTTGGCGCTAACTgacaaagctaatgttagcatgcaggtatcagaagagaaaaaaaaggtaatatggAGTACTGTTGATACATCTGACCTGAAACTTGATAAATGCTGTTTAAGAATGACGTCAAtctggcaatggtactactgtactctcaataaagcaatcgtactatcaaattcacaaaaactctgaatacattgctcttcttaatgggttcagttgactatttaatctgcaatttcctatgacctgtatctcaaacacacaccacgtgaaactgtacatgggcaactgtgcacttaatgggtatggactagtgtgACTAAATGAGTAAATAACGTCAGCTAGCTTAGATATTTCCCGCTTATTATAAACTGCGTGATTACAGCTTTCTGTGTATTCATACACACAGATTTCTCCATgtatggagacagaaaaaacatttactcaagatttatctgtttgtgtgtgcactcaGGCATTCTGCACAGGTTCACTAACTGGAAGACGTTTCTCATCAAAAGACTGACGGGATCCAAAACGCTGCCCCCAGACTTCCCCTCCAAggtcaagcacacacacacacacacacacacacacacacacacatttgtacttCTCTACTTGTGAACATACTTCTATACTCGTGTCATTGACATATTCCATTCTCTAACCCTGTCATCAAACCTTAACCCAAACCTAATCCTAACTTTAAAACTAAGTCTGAAATTGAACcctcaaaatgtcctcacttttttaaaaaatcaatcattTCCAGGTCCAGGAGAGTATGCAGGTTCCCTTTAAGAAGCAGATgagggtggaggtggtggaTAAAACTCACCTGTGTCGGACTCGGGTGGCTCTGGTTGAACAGGTGGGTCTCACATAGCCAGTATTTGATGGCAGAAGTGTTAAATGGTTTTGGTGGTAATGATGTGTGTTGTGGCAGGTGATCGGCGGTCGTCTTCGTCTGGTATATGAGGAGTGTGATGACGGTTCGGACGACTTCTGGTGTCACATGTACAGTCCTCTGATCCACAGCATCGGCTGGTCTCGATCCATAGGACACCGTTTCAAACGATCCGGTGGGTTTCAACTTCAGAGTATAACTGACTGAAGTCTGCATCTCGAAACCGTTGAATTCAAACATTAATtaatttcttaattttttttattttatatactttattaatcctcgaggggaaattcaatttttcactctgttgtcaattacacacaggtccgaacacacacatgcacaaactggacctatacatgcactaagtggagagatgtcagagtgggctgcccatgacaggcgctccaagcggttggggggttcggtgacttgctcaggggcacctcggcagtgcccaggaggtgaactggcacctctccagccaccagtccacgctccatattttggtccagacggggacttgaacaggcgaccctccagttcccaacccaagtccctatggactgaactACTGCCACCCCCAGCaaatacatttacacaatgtttaGTAATCTAAAAGTTTTAATACTCCATCAGATGCTTCAGAATGAATGAAGGTTGTTCTGTCTATGACTGGCTCTGGAAGTTAGTTTCTGTCTCACTGGTGGAGCTACATGTAGAGATGTCATcagactgcatttaaaaaactttAAGCCTGCAGCTTGACGGTGAAGATGAAAATGTGTGTTCCCAGATGTGTCGAAGAAGCTCAGCATTCAGATGGATGCTCCTGGACAGCTGTTTGCCAAGgtgagaacaacaacaacattacctgtcctcctgtctgtaaGTCTCGATCTTATTATGCCTCCGCGCCGGCAGCAGCCATGGCCACAGTCTTtatatttttgggttgtcctTCCGTCAGCCCATCCCATTCTTATGAacaagatatctcaagaacgccttgagggaattcccttaaatgtggcacaaacttggactcaacaatgaactgattagatttttgtggtcaaaggtcaaggcgcCTGTAaacttgtctgtctcattcttgtgaatgcaatatctcaagaataccatGAGGAAATTTGTTCAGATttgtcacaaacatccacttgactCAAGAATGacttgattagaatttggtagtcaaaggtcataTATCTTATGCTGCCGGGGGGAAAaagtgtgtgaagcatccatgttttcacagacatggatattaACTGtgagtgcaacttgactggttcgtgGAGGCATACAATCTTGAGGCAATACTGTACGTCTAGTTTTACTTTCAATATACATATGGTttgctgcttttactttgatttgACTTTTTAAGAAAAGCAGAAATGTCGAGACTAGGTTCAAAGACAAGAGGAAGCTTTTATGACCTGGACAATAATGcccaaaaaaatggttttgtgaaaaacatattttcctgaCAAAATTACAAATGTTTAATGATCATCAGTTACAACACTTAACAAATTTTTATGACCTTGTTTGTTTACAAATGCAGAGTATTCAAAGACTCATTTTTGTCTGGTTatcaaattacattaaaaaaaggcacattctttGATCTAAAGTGACCTAATTtttccccctcacacacacatgtggagCAGTCGGAGATTCAGTGCTGTGCTCAAGGAACCTTTGATGTGTgtgcaggaggagctggggaatTAAACCACCAAAATTGTCTAAACAGTCTACCAACAGAGCTTCAGTGGCATAATTTTCTGATTAAAATCATAAATATTCAATTACCTTTGTAACAGATCGTTTGTATGGtacatttatataatataaaaaattaaatgcacttatataatcatctttgttttctgttggtacaaacaaacaccaaaaaaaattagagtgtgtgtttgtggttggctgaagGTTATCAGTGACCACACAGCCTTCACacatatattttattacatttctagTTACTCAGTTTTGCAAATACCTCGCTATAGTTGTACTCTGTTGGAACCAtttaacagctcagtgttgAATGTTCGCCACAGCTgcctgtgttagctcatgctaaccaaGCGGACGTCAAACTGACCATTTGCTCGGCTTCggagatggcagcaacagaaagtttgcggATCTAGCAGGGAGTCAGGATGGCCTGGGATCAGATACCAGACACAAAAAAGGTCGAATGCAGTTATTGTTCGCCTGAAAATGTTACAATACttcttggtactgggttatttcagttGATAACTTAAATGTATCAAGTACTGATACCCAGCCCAAGCATTCAGGCGTCTaactccctcttcctctccttgcaATTCAAGCTATCACAACTGAAGTTATATTTAGTAACTAACTTTACTATTAATAACATCAGGCATAACCAGTggaaacactgggtgtttttGCAACTTAAGTGTCGAGGATTTTGATGTTCAATAACTTCAGTAATGTCTGCTGCCTTACGTTTGACACACagctccactcgctcaccagGGCTCCAGTCTGCGTTTGTCTTCATCCACCTGTAGCACAGCAGCCTTCACTGTTGATAGGCAAGTACTCGTAACCAATCAGATAGTGCTGTGAGTAGGATACTGGGTGACGCTACAGAGTGGTGATTGCAGACAGAGGCAGGCGGCTACATCAGAAAGTAGTGTAGTTTTCAATTAACTTACTTTATGGACtgtctaatttaaaaaaacaaaaacaaaaaaaaaaacattcatataATCAGAAAAATGCTGAATATTGTGGCCGATAATCAGTTGACCCTTTCTGTCTGTAACGTGTTGTTGCCACAGGAAAGCAGTTTAAcacctgtactgtatttaatacacacacaaacatcttgTACTCTCACCTGAATTTTCTGGGTagttttgacctttgacttctCAGTTTTGGTCCCAGTTCCACTTCGTCatctttaatattttgtttggttAAATCAGCATTCAGGCTCCAGGTAAGAGTTTGCAAAAGAGgtctgatcagtgtgtgatatgTTCCTGTTCAGGTGAAGGAGGTGGATCAGAGTGGTGCCTGGTTTGAAGATGGGATGAAGCTGGAAGCAATCGACCCTCTGAATCTGTCTGCCATCTGCGTGGCCACAGTCAGGAAGGTGAGGACCAGCTGATGGCGACACAAACATGATGGCCAGATTTACCTTCAGTGGATAAAACCACCTGTCACCTGTCCTCATCAGGTCCTCGCAGACGGGTATCTGATGATCGGTATTGACGGTTCAGAGGCGGCTGATGGTTCAGACTGGTTCTGTTATCACTccacctctccctccatctttccCGCTGGTTTCTGTGAGATCAACAACATTGAGCTGACGCCCCCCAGAGGTACAGCTGCCTACTGACAGCTCCACCACaatgaatggatgaattttTATTAAGGTGTTATGCACATGCATATTAATCTCCAGTGCGCAATAGCCTTTAAGACACCATAAATTCATACAAATCAGGACCAGagtgctgtgaaaaaaataaacaacttagGCATCTTTCACATTCCAATCTTTAGACTCTTTGTCaacaacaaaatgaataaatcactGTGAGAAACATTTATTATACAGTACTGGAGAAATCAGAATAGATCAGATCAAATAATCCATCTTTTTTGAGTTAACGAATTTAAGCAAGTGGAAATGAAACATCCATTCCAGTTTTGCTTATCTGAGCACCAGTATCAGGGTTGACTCACTTTCCATTTCACCAAAATCACACATACAGGGCTTAAAGTACTCGGGCGTGGCTCCGTGACTCCGGCTTGACGGACATTTCtagtatttcttttttattttattttttttttgtggcaacaACTTGGCATAAGTTAGCACTGAAGGAATCATCTTCTGATTTTCAGCTAAGCACATGGGTAGTTCCGCCAATAGTATAGTGTTATCAAACTCAGCTGGCCAATAAGAGCTGAGTGGAGagggtctaaaaacagcaaacacacacacacacacacacatggacaggGTTTCAACACACACTACTTCCAAGCACATGTTGTTAAGGTGTCCGTTACAGCCTGATGAATGTGCAACAGAAATGAACAATTGAACTGCATTTAAATgattagcttgtgttagcttgACCGCCAGCTATCgtacacagagagaaaacagcatgccgtgtgcgttttgtgcaataggtggatgtggtagtctactggtagagtagagagagagagctaagtagtgttgaagtagagtagagcagggcagagagatggaagcaaaatatattaaacccagtgttaatacagcagaactggagagaggggtgaaaaataaatggaggTGGACATGGCTTGAGGAGGAGGGCactgagggcaaaacatttAATAGCCTAGATGGTGCAAGAAGCAGGTGGTGCGCCCAGAGCCCTATAGGGCCGGGATCCCACCTCAGCCGGCACGCACTGGCCCTCACTTTCATTGTGCCATGGGGTTTCGACCAGACCCTCTGACTCACACGCACGTTAGACGGACTAGGTCCGTGTTTCAAGATGGGTCGGATGGGTTGCCGACATCGCCGCTGACCCCTAGCGCCTGTTGTATGTGGGCTGGTCCCCGCCATGGCGACGGCGCGGTTGAGGCGCACTGAGGACAGTCCACCCCGGTCGACAGTCACGCCGGGAGCAGGGGGCCCCGTCCCTCCCCGGCTGAGGGGAAGAGAAGGCGCAGAGATACTGTGTCCCGTGGCCCTGGGAAGCGGCGAGGTCCGGGCAGGGGGCGCTGTAAGTAAGCCCAAAAGAATGAGagaataatcaat from Epinephelus lanceolatus isolate andai-2023 chromosome 18, ASM4190304v1, whole genome shotgun sequence harbors:
- the LOC117268056 gene encoding MBT domain-containing protein 1-like, whose protein sequence is MENPRDLVERLSRKRHDSFGMLDGLEEDRSSCSTESSGGSAASSPEDSDEEELGGGGGEGGVTQLTASSSSSSLTLIKTNGQVYTYPDGKAGMATCEMCGMVGVRDAFYSKTKRFCSVSCSRSYSSNSKKASILARLQGKPPTKKAKVLQKQPLMTKLAAYAQHQANQQSGVKKSVTVEVFDWGRYLGDGDVTGAPVSCFKHVPMGKSWGDISEGVRVEVPNTDSGLPMKVYWIAGIIKLAGFKALMRYEGFDGDSTRDFWLNLCVPDIHPVGWCAAGGKPLVPPKSILHRFTNWKTFLIKRLTGSKTLPPDFPSKVQESMQVPFKKQMRVEVVDKTHLCRTRVALVEQVIGGRLRLVYEECDDGSDDFWCHMYSPLIHSIGWSRSIGHRFKRSDVSKKLSIQMDAPGQLFAKVKEVDQSGAWFEDGMKLEAIDPLNLSAICVATVRKVLADGYLMIGIDGSEAADGSDWFCYHSTSPSIFPAGFCEINNIELTPPRGYTNLPFRWFEYLKETKSVAAPVGLFNKDVPNHGFRPGMKLEAVDLMEPRLVCVATVTRIVHRLLRIHFDGWEDEYDQWVDCESPDLYPVGWCQLTGYQLQPPAVNAGSRELQSAASKQRKKSQQYKGQKKKRKLPIAKRPVSLSGGMVTGIPRSLSGDENETPPNYPSPPTPASAAQPPSADPESSPNTEGGAGSQIKEENVEGTELSSERTETETNGSSGEFTNQDQ